One part of the Trichomycterus rosablanca isolate fTriRos1 chromosome 25, fTriRos1.hap1, whole genome shotgun sequence genome encodes these proteins:
- the p2ry12 gene encoding P2Y purinoceptor 12: MDLMEVPSVSQVNFSNLSSACSRDNALKTVVFPVLYSILFLLGISLNFLAVWVFFRIPSNSHFIIYLKNIVVADVIMTLTFPFKILSDSNLGSVALRVFVCRVSSVLFYLTMYISIIFFGLISIDRCKKTLWPFVGTNHKKLIHRNLLSALIWVSQLTLSLPNMIMTSKWPESDKFSCSDLKTKLGLKWHEVVNHICQVIFWSNLVAIVVSYTLITKELYSSLALTHAQRRKGKKKVRANVFIVLAVFFICFVPFHFVRVPYTLSQTRESVFDCQQKLIFFQLKESTLWLSSLNSLLDPLIYFFLCRSFRDSLFKVLRLSPGRCGVLQDSTDIPVSSSPVGKPSA; this comes from the coding sequence ATGGACCTCATGGAAGTTCCCTCAGTGAGCCAGGTGAACTTCAGCAACCTCAGTAGTGCTTGTTCTCGTGATAATGCCCTGAAGACCGTCGTGTTCCCCGTGctatattctattctgttccTGCTAGGAATTTCACTCAACTTTCTAGCAGTCTGGGTGTTTTTCCGCATCCCCAGCAACTCACACTTCATTATCTATCTGAAGAACATTGTGGTAGCAGACGTCATCATGACCCTCACGTTCCCCTTCAAGATTCTGTCAGACTCAAACCTGGGCTCTGTCGCTTTACGTGTGTTTGTCTGCCGTGTTTCCTCAGTGCTCTTCTACCTCACCATGTACATTAGCATTATTTTCTTTGGCCTGATCAGCATTGACCGCTGCAAGAAGACTCTCTGGCCCTTTGTGGGTACCAACCATAAGAAACTGATACACAGAAATCTCCTTTCAGCGTTAATCTGGGTGTCCCAACTGACGCTGTCACTTCCCAACATGATCATGACCAGTAAGTGGCCTGAATCTGACAAATTTAGCTGCAGCGACCTGAAAACCAAGCTGGGATTGAAGTGGCACGAAGTGGTCAATCACATCTGCCAGGTGATCTTCTGGAGCAATCTGGTTGCCATCGTGGTTTCTTACACTCTTATCACCAAAGAGCTGTACAGTTCCTTAGCACTCACCCACGCTCAAAGGCGGAAGGGAAAGAAGAAGGTGCGAGCGAATGTGTTCATCGTCCTAGCTGTGTTCTTCATATGCTTTGTGCCTTTCCACTTCGTCCGGGTGCCCTACACCCTGAGCCAGACGAGGGAGAGCGTATTCGACTGCCAGCAGAAACTCATTTTCTTTCAGTTGAAGGAGAGCACGCTGTGGCTGTCCTCTCTGAACTCCCTGCTAGACCCTCTCATTTACTTCtttctctgcaggtcatttcgGGACTCCCTGTTCAAAGTCCTCAGACTCTCGCCCGGGAGGTGCGGGGTGTTGCAGGACAGCACGGACATTCCTGTGTCTAGCAGCCCTGTGGGAAAACCTTCAGCATAA